The following are from one region of the Myxococcus stipitatus genome:
- a CDS encoding metal-dependent hydrolase: protein MRDLRFIPPLLLALHLTALPTWAAPPTPAPGRASPDTSTTAKPAPAGGAPRVTWLGHAAFEVVSPGGTRLLIDPWLKDNPKTPAAWKEPSRFAKEKPAALLVTHAHGDHASDVPELARVTGALVVSTGEHLRAMGIPEAQQHSVNVGGGFQLGDVRVDAVPAMHSTDPGGRPLGYVLTFADGRSLYHTGDTWLFGDMALIQELFHPDIVLVAAGGGRWAMDPRAAALAIRKYFRPSIIVPMHYATFEPLSEEPEVRAAFSGDDRVRILTPGRPTPL from the coding sequence ATGCGTGACCTCCGCTTCATCCCGCCGCTGCTGCTCGCCCTCCACCTCACGGCGCTCCCCACGTGGGCCGCCCCTCCCACCCCCGCGCCCGGACGCGCCAGCCCGGACACGAGCACCACCGCGAAGCCCGCGCCCGCGGGCGGCGCGCCGCGCGTGACGTGGCTCGGTCACGCCGCCTTCGAGGTCGTCTCCCCGGGCGGCACCCGCCTGCTCATCGACCCGTGGCTGAAGGACAACCCGAAGACCCCGGCCGCGTGGAAGGAGCCCTCGCGCTTCGCGAAGGAGAAGCCCGCGGCCCTCCTCGTCACCCATGCCCATGGCGACCACGCCAGCGACGTGCCGGAGCTGGCGCGCGTCACCGGCGCGCTCGTCGTCAGCACCGGCGAGCACCTGCGCGCCATGGGCATTCCGGAGGCCCAGCAGCACAGCGTCAACGTGGGCGGCGGCTTCCAGTTGGGAGACGTGCGCGTGGACGCCGTCCCCGCGATGCACTCGACCGACCCGGGAGGGCGCCCCCTGGGCTACGTCCTCACCTTCGCGGACGGGCGCTCGCTCTACCACACGGGTGACACGTGGCTGTTCGGCGACATGGCGCTCATCCAGGAGCTGTTCCACCCGGACATCGTGCTCGTCGCGGCGGGCGGCGGACGCTGGGCGATGGACCCGCGCGCGGCGGCGCTCGCCATCCGCAAGTACTTCCGGCCGTCCATCATCGTCCCCATGCACTACGCCACCTTCGAGCCCCTCTCGGAGGAGCCGGAGGTGCGCGCCGCCTTCTCCGGCGATGACCGCGTGCGCATCCTCACGCCCGGACGGCCCACGCCGCTCTGA
- a CDS encoding helix-turn-helix domain-containing protein produces MPSASPAAITSWRPPGAPDVMISRVEGDTRLWVGHSTAYVITVTSSGGFDFWYRGRVWTQVAGPRLKLKEPGEVHRDERVHAPVTAQSVAFSPTLVDTAAAGLGLERTPRLREVLSHGGGRLEAMAGALLATLGSRAPDPLELDTRVCETLDALLSEYARGPAPRPPPPHPPAVLRARDFLHASYTRNVGLDVLAAAVGMDKFHLLRLFRARLGLPPHEYVTHLRVARARTLLAQGWSATDVAAEVGLCDQSQLNRHFRRIVGMTPGQFARALRPRQ; encoded by the coding sequence TGACACACGACTGTGGGTGGGGCATTCCACCGCGTATGTCATCACCGTGACGTCCAGCGGCGGGTTCGACTTCTGGTATCGCGGGCGCGTGTGGACCCAGGTCGCCGGTCCCAGGCTCAAGCTCAAGGAACCCGGCGAGGTCCACCGCGACGAGCGGGTCCACGCCCCCGTCACCGCGCAGTCGGTCGCCTTCTCCCCCACCCTGGTGGACACCGCCGCGGCCGGGCTCGGACTGGAGCGCACACCGCGCCTGCGGGAGGTCCTGAGTCATGGAGGTGGGCGCCTGGAGGCCATGGCGGGCGCGCTCCTGGCCACGCTGGGCTCGCGCGCCCCCGACCCGCTGGAGCTCGACACGCGCGTCTGCGAGACGCTGGACGCGCTGCTCTCCGAATACGCCCGGGGCCCCGCGCCCCGCCCCCCGCCCCCGCATCCCCCGGCCGTGCTCCGAGCCCGGGACTTCCTGCACGCCAGCTACACCCGGAACGTGGGCCTGGACGTGCTCGCGGCCGCGGTAGGCATGGACAAGTTCCACCTGCTGCGGCTGTTCCGCGCGCGGCTGGGGCTGCCCCCGCACGAGTACGTCACCCACCTGCGCGTGGCCCGCGCCCGCACGCTGCTGGCCCAGGGGTGGTCCGCGACGGACGTCGCCGCCGAGGTCGGCCTGTGCGACCAGAGCCAGCTCAACCGCCACTTCCGGCGCATCGTGGGCATGACGCCGGGCCAGTTCGCCCGCGCGCTGCGCCCGCGTCAATAA
- a CDS encoding TetR/AcrR family transcriptional regulator: protein MAESQGGSDARERLIAASARVLAERGYDATTVKEVARVAGVNQGLVHYYFGSKDALLLATTREHSQRYAAELRRLREETPPEKLADASFAFGAELLRAAPELVRLRYELFALGLRNPELTSAVSELLCLGDLEVARTVAAYRGADPEHPEPVDRHYGALIKACIDGLSLQHVLDARFDVAPVYALLQRMILLSVGSGASAKPPRRGGKAQGRRALPRPRRRSPRPRRR, encoded by the coding sequence GTGGCGGAGTCCCAGGGGGGCTCTGACGCTCGCGAGCGGCTCATCGCCGCCAGTGCCCGCGTGCTGGCGGAGCGGGGGTACGACGCGACGACGGTGAAGGAAGTGGCGCGCGTCGCGGGGGTGAACCAGGGGCTGGTCCACTATTACTTCGGCAGCAAGGACGCGCTGCTGCTGGCCACCACGCGCGAGCACAGCCAGCGCTACGCGGCCGAGCTGCGCCGGCTGCGCGAGGAGACACCGCCCGAGAAGCTCGCGGATGCCAGCTTCGCGTTCGGCGCGGAGCTCCTGCGCGCCGCGCCCGAACTGGTGCGGCTGCGCTACGAGCTGTTCGCGCTGGGGTTGCGCAACCCGGAGCTGACCTCGGCCGTGTCGGAGCTGTTGTGCCTGGGCGACCTGGAGGTGGCGCGGACGGTGGCCGCGTACCGGGGCGCGGACCCGGAGCATCCGGAGCCCGTGGACCGTCACTACGGCGCCCTCATCAAGGCGTGCATCGACGGGCTGTCGCTCCAGCACGTGCTCGACGCCCGCTTCGACGTCGCGCCGGTCTACGCGCTCCTGCAGCGGATGATTCTGCTGAGCGTGGGGAGCGGCGCCAGCGCGAAGCCCCCGCGACGGGGAGGCAAGGCCCAGGGGCGGCGAGCGCTCCCCCGGCCTCGGCGCCGGAGCCCCCGGCCCCGGCGCCGCTGA